GCAATAGTGTGGGGCGTAGAGTTCATTCTGGGGCTTCTCGTTCTTGCTCTTCGTCTATCACTTTGACCATTCCAAATCCATACCTCGTCTTTTCTCCAAAGCCGTTCTCGTAGCCAAAGCGGGCTATCTCCTCCGAGCCCGTGTAGCGGAATATCATGAGCGAGCCGCGGTAGTAGGTGTCCTTGACGAGTATCCTGACTGGCTTGAACTTGACGACGTCTATTGAAAAGTCCTTCTCTTCGGGCATAGAGCCCATTATAGCCGAGTAGCGCATGAGCATTACCTTGCGGAGCTTGTCAAAGAAGGCCTCCTCGCTCGGGTAGAGGTCCCAAATCTTCATCCTGTCGCCACTGAGCTTGACCGTTCGGACCATTATCGGGCTGAGAGTGGAGAAGAGGACATCTCTACCTATCTTGGGCTCCTTGAGAACCTTTACGTCCTCAGCTATGAACGTGGCTTCTCCGAGCTGGAGAACCGGGCTGTCGATGAAGCCCTCAACAACGGCCTTTATAAGCTCGTTCGAGGAGGAAGAGACGTAGAGAGAAACGTCGTCCGAGAGGACACGTATTCCCCTATCCGGGATTAACTCGCGCTTCCTAACCATTATGCGGGAAAAAGTGAAGTAATCGACGTGACTGACTTCAGCCTCCCTTGCGATCTCGGGAGAAACTATGGCAATCTTCTCTATGAGCTGGGCATAAACGTCATGATTATAGTTGAAAGGCAAAATCGTGCCCTCCTCCGCGGGCCTGAACTTTATCTCAACCCTCATTCTAACCCACCCCCAGTATGAACCTTTTATATTTTCGATTTTGAAGTTAATAAGAATTTCGCAGATCAAACTCCCAGGTCATTACCTCAAAGGGAGGGTCTCAGAAATCCGCACATCTACCCAAAGTATATAAAGACTCCAGCCAAATGAAGTATAATGGATAGAGTTAAAAAGACAGTTCTGCAGATAACCTTACGTGAGAGGTGAAAGCTATGAGTGTTGAAAACATTGATGTAAAACCCTCAGACGAGTACGATGATTACATCACATACCTCAAGAGGCGTATAAGACAGCTGGAGCTCCAGGTGAGGACGTTAGAGGCTGATAAGGAGAGGTTGGAGAGGGAGCTCTCCCGCCTCAGGATGGAGATGTCGCGGCTCAGGCAGCCGCCGGCGTTTGCGGGAACTCTCCTGGAGATACTCGACGAGGACAGGGCCATAGTCCAGAACTTCAACGGGCCGCGCTTCGTCGTCAGGATAGCGCCGTGGATAGAGCGCGACAAGCTCAAGCCCGGCTCAAGGGTTGCCCTCGACCAGAGGACGATGGCGGTCGTTGAGCTCCTCCCAAGCGAGAAGGACCCGAGCGTTCTCGGCTTTGAGGTCATTGAAAGGCCCCAGGTTACTTACACCGACGTCGGAGGCCTTGAGAAACAGCTCCAAGAACTCAGAGAGGCCATTGAACTTCCCCTCAAGCATCCAGAGCTCTTTGAGAAGGTCGGAATAGAACCGCCGAAGGGAGTCCTCCTCTACGGCCCGCCGGGCTGTGGAAAGACTCTCATGGCCAAAGCAGTGGCAAACCACGTCAACGCCACCTTTATCCGCGTCGTCGGGAGCGAGCTCGTCAGGAAGTTCATAGGCGAGGGTGCAAGGCTCGTCCATGAACTTTTTGAGCTGGCGAAGGAGAAGGCCCCGACCATCGTATTCATCGACGAGATAGACGCTGTTGGGGCAAAGAGGATGGACGAAACCACCGGCGGCGAGAGGGAAGTCAACAGAACGCTGATGCAACTCTTAGCGGAGATGGACGGCTTTGACCCGCGCGGAAACGTCAAGGTCATAGCGGCAACCAACAGGCCGGACATACTTGACCCGGCTTTACTCAGGCCCGGCAGGTTTGACAGGCTGATAGAAGTCCCACTCCCCGACTTCCGCGGAAGGCTTGAGATACTCAAGGTCCACACGAGGAAGATGAACCTCAAGGACGTAGACCTGCGCATTATAGCTGAGCTTACTGAAGGGGCGAGCGGTGCCGACCTGAAGGCAATAGCGACAGAGGCGGGAATGTTCGCAATCAGGGACAGGAGAACCTACGTTACGCAGGACGACTTCCTCAAGGCTGTAGAGAAGGTTCTCGGCTCGGAGAAGAGGCTCGCACAGGCAATAGCGATGCACGAGGTTATGTACGGCTGATGCCGCTCTTCTCTTTCCTCCCTTCTGCCAAGTCTTCCAGCTTTATGAGAACCCACGCGAGCAGATACATAGCGGACACCGACAGGAACGCCTTCTCGTAGCCGAATCTGTCAATAAGCAGGCCGAGGAGGTACGGCCCCACTGTCGCTCCGAAGAAGCCCACCATGTTGACGAAGCCCATCACGGAGCCAAGGTTCTCCGGGGTGGCCTTCTCTGAGGTGTAAGCGGTCACTATGGCGCCGACGGAGTAGAACGTCAGGCCCAGGGGAATAACGACCCATGGAGATGCAGTTATTGCAAGAATGAACGTGAGAACGGCGTTGAGACCGAAGACCGCCGGGATGCTCCCCCGTCCCATTCTGTCGTAGAGGCCACCGCCGAGCAGGGAGCCAGCTATGCCTATCGCTGAGAGCAGGGAGAAGAGGGCGGAAGCACTCTCGATCGAGACCCCCGAATCCACGAGGAATGACACCAGAAACGTCAGCAGACCGAAGAAAGCGGCAAGAACAACGAAATTAGCCGCGCTGAGGAGGAAAACGTTCCCGGGTATTGAGAAGGAAGCCCTCTGTGGCTTTGAGACTTCTCCGCGCACGGTAAAGATGAGGGCGAGACCGACGAGAAGGCTCATAGCGGAGAGAACTGCGAAGGCGTAACGCCACTGAAGGGATAGGGCTATTGGGACGACGATGAGGGGCGCTATTCCGGTTCCGACCGGTGGGCCAATCATAAAGACCCCGAGAGCGGAGCCCTTCCTCTCGCGGTAGACCTCGCTTATTAATGCTGTTGCAGGGGCATAGTAGAAGCCGGAGAAGACACCATAGAGGGCCCTGACGGCGAGGAGCTCCCAGTACTGCCTTGCAAATACGATGAGGGCCGAAGAAAGTGAGTAGCCTATGATACTCATCACGAGGAGGCGCTTCCTTCCAAGCCTGTCTCCGAGGTAGCCAGCCGGGACCTGGACAAGGGCATAGGGCAGGAGGAGCGCTGTCATCAGCAGGCCGGCTTCCGCGTTGTTTATTCCGAGCTCTGCCTTTATCATGGGTATCAGCGGTGGAATAGCCATTCTGTGGGCGTAGTTGAATATCCAGCCCAAGCTGAGCAGTGCAAGGAGCCTCTTCCGCATAGTTTCGATTGATAACTGAGCGTTTAAAAACTTGTTGCGAGGTAACTACCTTTATAAATCCCGGCGAATAGGACACTCTGGGAGAGAAATGGTCAGCAAACTGTTAGCCCTCGACGCCTATCCGAACCTCCGCGACCTCGACTTCAGGATACTGAGGGGAGTAGAGCTCAACATGCGCCGCTATAAATGGGTGCCCCTAGAGGATATAGCGCGCTTCGCCAAGGTTGACATTGAGACCGCATCGTTCCGGCTGGGCAAGCTCGATAACTGGGGCCTCGTGGTCAGAAGGAGCGACATAGGGTACATAGGATACCAGCTCACGATACACGGCTACGATACTCTGGCCATAAGGGCGCTCTCGAAGAAGGGCATCATTGAGGCAATAAGCACAACTCAAATCGGAGTTGGGAAGGACGCAGACGTCTACGTTGGGGTAACCCCCTCCGGCGGGAAAGTCGCCGTCAAGTTCAACCGCATAGGCGGGAGAACAGCATCAAGGAAAGCCGGCTACCACGGCCACGTATTTCAGGACAAGAGGCACACGAGCTGGCTCTACGTGTCGAGGCTGATAGCGAGGAAGGAGTACGAAGCGCTAACGCTGCTCAGTCCCATAGCAAGGGTTCCGAGGCCGATAGCGTGGAACAGGCATGTCGTCGTCATGGAGTTCATAAACGGGACAGAGCTCGCCGAGCTGAGGGACACTGACCTGACGAGGGAAGAGGCTGGCGAGATACTCTCGAAGATCCTCGACGAGTACCTCAAGATAGTCCGCTTCGGGATAGTCCACTCAGACCTCAGTCAGTTCAACGTGGTTCTAACCGACGACGGGAGCATTCTTATAATCGACTGGGCCCAGTACATCACGACGGACAGGCCCGAGAGCTACGAGCTCCTGAAAAGGGATTTAACTGTCCTCCTCAACGCCTTCAAGAGGAGATGGGGCGTGAAGAGGGAGCTTGAGGATGTATGGCCCGCCTTTGAGGAGGCGTGGCACGAGAGCAGGGGGGAGAGCCATGAGCGGGGTTAGGGAAAGGGCCCTTTCGCTCTTCAGAGAGGCCCTTGAGGCGGAGAACGCCCGGAACCTCGAGGAAGCCAAGAGGAAGCTCGACGATATAATGAGGCTAACGCGAAAAGACGAGCCGGAGCTTTACTTTGAGGCCTGCTTCAGGATGGCGGACGTCTTCATACAGGAGGACAACTACCGGGGTGCTGTGAAGTTCGCCATCAGGGGGATCTACCTCGCGCCGAGCGAGGAGCTCAGGAAGTTCGGAATAAGGAGGTTGGGCGACATACTGACTATATTAAAGAGCGAGAACCGCCTCCAGGAGCTGGCGGAGAACATGGAGCCGATACTGACCCTTGTGAGGGACGATGAAGAACTCCATGCCTTTGTCACGGCCCTCGTGAAGCTCGCTAGGGGGGAAGAAGTTAAGACGGAAATATTCTCCGACGAGTTTGAGAGGATCCTAGAGGAGCTCAAAGGATAGACTCTAAAACCCTCTCAACATAGCTTTTTTCAGGCTTTACAGGAAAGTTGTAGGGCTCTCTTTTCGGCCTCTCGTTGTAGTAGGGCCTGTTGCAGCCCGGACAGCCGTGTGTGGTGAAGACCTCGAGTGGAATTAGCTCCACCAGCTTCTCTTTTGGGACTCCAAGACCAATGAGGTTGCCGTTTTCATCGAATTCAAAGTCTTCGGGGGAAGAAAGGCCCTTTTCAAGGAGGTATCTTGCCAGCTGTATCCTGCGGTAGCGCTCGAGGGACGGAGGCCTGGCGTTCTCAAGGCGCGTTCCCTTAACGGGCGTGAATGCGAAGAGAGAAACCTCGGCGTCCATCCCGTAAGCTCTCGCTATGGTCTCGATCATCTCCATATCGGTCTCACCGAGCCCCACTATGAGGTGGACGAAGGCACTCTTGGGACCGAAGACATCGATGATGTCCCGGGTGAATTCCCACATATCATCCCAGGAATAAATGGCGTCCTTGACCCCCCTGTAAACCCGCTCGCTCGCGGCGTCGAGGCCCACCCCGACGTAGTCAACGCCCCGCCTTTTGAACTCCCTCAGCGTTTCCTTTCCAACGGGCGTTATGGAGACCGAAACCGGGAGGTTCATGGGAGCAAAGGCCTCAAGGAGATCCAAGACGTCCTCCACCATTCCCGGGTAGTCTATCGTCTGGAGGCAGATCCGGGAGAAGTTCCCCTTTGGCAGAGCATCCAAAACCTCCTCCAGCTCAAAGGCCGGCCAGGTGACGCGGGAAAGCTTCTCAAGGTCGGCTCTGCTCTCCCTCGCCTGAACGCAGAAGGCGCAGTTGTTCCTGCAGTGGCCAGGCCAGTAGGTCATGAGGTAAGCGGTAGTCGGTCTGGCGAGCATCTTTCCCCTTCTGAGGCCCATCGCAACCGCCGTTCCGTATGAAACCCTGATCATTTCAACCATTTTTATCCCCCACGAAGTAGGACACGGCCAGTATTAAAAGGGCTACCCCCGCCAAAGCGGGTAGGAACCTAAGGATTCCAGCGTAGCCGAGGCCTCCCGCGGCGTAGCCGAGGGCGAACTGGCCGCCCATGGTCCCGAGGTCGAAGAACATCGTGTAGACGCTCGAACCCATCGTCCTTATCCTCTGGGGCAGGTTTCCGAGAGCCATGAGCTGCATCGCCGGAATTGCCAGCCCAAAGCCAGCCCCTATGAGAACCGCGCTCGCATAGGAAGCCGGGGGAGTGGTGAACCTGATGAGGAGCATGTAGCCGGTTATAACCGTGAGGAGGCCCGCCGCGGAGACGGGTATCGGCCCCATCCTGTCGGCGCTCCTGCCTCCAATCAATCGGGTGACAAAGCTCGCTATCCCGATGACCATCATGTACGTCCCGAAGACCCTCTGGGGGTAGGAGAGCTCCTTGTAGAGGGCAGGAAGGAAGGTGGTCACGCCAGAATAGGAGGCCGCAAAGAAGAGAAGGGCTACAGACGCCGCCACGAAGTAGGGCCTGAGAAGTTCGGAGTAGTCAGCTTCCTCGCTCTTCTCCACAGGTACGAGAGTTCTCCCAACGTCTCTCCTCACTGGAACCACAAAGAGCGCCCCAACCGCCGAGAAAATGACCACAAGGAAGAACGCACCGGCGAAGCCAAGGTAGTCGGAGGCATAGCCGCCGAGGGCGGGGCCGATGATGTTGCCAAGGGAGAACATCATGCCGCGCCAGCCGAGGGTCTCACCGACCCTTCCTACGGGGGCGAGGTCAACCGCCGTCGAGAGACTCGAGGGGAAGAATATTCCCATCGAGAAGCCGTGCAAAGCCCTCGTAAAGGCGAAGAGCCAGATACTACCCGTCAAAGCTGAAACAACGTAAAGGACCCCTGAAACGAGGCTGAGGAGGTTTCCGAGGATCATTGCCTCAAGGCGATAACCCCTGTCCCCAACTAGACCTCCAACCGGCTTTGAGATCAGAGAGACCACCGAGGTTATGCCCGCAAGCGTTCCGACGAGGAAGGGGCTTGCGCCGAGAGTCATCGAGAATGGAGATACTATGGGATTGACTGAGCTTATGCCCAGGAAGAAAAAGAAGGTCGACAGGTTGAGGAGCCAGATGTTCCTGACGGTTCTGTCCACTAAACACCAGCCTCCGGTTCGTTCATGCCGTCTTTCATGAATGCGTAGCTCATGTGCTTGGTGTTCTTGGCGAAGCCGACGTTGCCTCTTGAGTCAACCATGATGATGCCCATAGTGTCCGGGCCAAAGTATCTGGTGGCGAGGCTTATCGCCGCTTCGCTCGCGGCCCCGGCGTCCATGCCGAGCCTGACAAAGTCGGTTGCGCTCTTTGCCAAGGCGAGCTTTATTGCCACTTCACCGAGACCAGTACAGGAAGCCCCAGCCACCTCGTTGGCGTAGGTTCCACCGCCGATTATCGGCGTGTCTCCGACCCTGCCGAACATCTTGAGGAAAACGCCACCGGTTGAAGTGCCTGCAACGACTTCTTCACCGTCGAAGGCCACCGCCCCGACCGTGCTCCTCAGAACCTCTGGGTACTCCTTTATCAGCTCGTTGAGCTTTTTCCAGTGCCTGGTTTCACCCTTCTCGACCAGCTTCTTCCGGAGCTCTTCCCACTGCTTCAGCCTCTCTTCAGTTCTTGGATCGTACTCCTCAAAGCCGAGCAGACGGGCGAACTTTACGGCACCTTCACCAATTAAGAGCACATGGTCTGTCTTCTCCATGACCTTCCTAGCGACGCTTATCGGGTTCTTAACCCCCCAGATTCCGGCAACGGCACCGGCTTCCAGCGTTTTCCCGCGCATTATGGCAGCGTCCATCTCAACCTTTCCGTCAAGGGTTAGAACGCTCCCGGTCCCGGCGTTGAAGAGGGGGTTGTCTTCGAGGGCTTTCACCGCTTCCTCAACGGCATCTAAGGCAGAACCGCGCTTCAGCTCGCGCCAGCCCGCTAAAACGGCCTCTCTAACACCTTCAATGACTTTCGGAATCCTCTCCTCTTTTCTTATTGTGCCGGCACCGCCGTGGACTATGATAGCGACCATGAGGACCACCGGAGAAAAGAATGCTCGAATGGTTAAAAGGATTATGGAAACGGAAAGATATGCACAAAACCTCAGCTCAGGGCCATGTTGATTATCGTCTCACCTATGTTCTCAAGGTACTCAAGAACCCTGCGGTAGCTCTCGAGGGCTATTGACTGGCGGTAGTCGATGGAGCGTATCTCCTCCTTGAGTTCAAGCATCAGCCTGTCGATCTTGCTAAGATCCCTCTCCTCGATCTGGGCCATCATCTCGCCGAACTTTTCCTTCAGGTAGGGGACGTTTATCTCGCTCGGGTTCTCCGCTATGCGCGTTATGTGATCGCCTATCCTCTCGATATTCCGGACGATGAAGAGTATGCCGAGCAGGTCGAAGGTTCTCCTGATTATACCGCTCTCCTCGGTCACACCGCGTTTGCTCAAAAGCCTATTGACGGCGCGGATTATGAGGAAGTAAAAGCGGTCGAGCTCGTTTTCCAGGTCGTTTATGTCCCTAAGGATTTCCCTATCGTCCGGTGAGGCTATGAGGAGCTCGAGGTCGCCGAGCATGGACATAACAAGGGAGCGTATCCTGCTGAGCAGCTCGGCGAGGTTTATCTCCTCTTCATCGAGGAGACTCTTGGCAACTATTCTCTGGGGCTCGTCGAGGATTATCTCAACGCCGGGGAGGCTCTGGAGGACCTTCCTTATCTTGACCTTGTAGAGGGGCATCTCCTCGGAGAGGTTGATCTCAAGGACGTCGTACCCCTGAATGTAGGCAGATATGACGAGCCTGACGGCCATATCAGGGGAGTACTCGCGCGATATGGAGAGGATTTTCTTCTCGCTTACTTCTCTCGGCTCCTTAGGGAAGATGGTTATGCTCCCGTCCGGGTTTATGGATAACGGGACCACGTCACCCTGACTCAGGTTGTGCTCGCGAACCCACTTCTTGGGAAGGGAGATTATGTATGAGCTTCGTCCGGTAAATTGGA
The sequence above is drawn from the Thermococcus pacificus genome and encodes:
- the cas6 gene encoding CRISPR-associated endoribonuclease Cas6, whose protein sequence is MRVEIKFRPAEEGTILPFNYNHDVYAQLIEKIAIVSPEIAREAEVSHVDYFTFSRIMVRKRELIPDRGIRVLSDDVSLYVSSSSNELIKAVVEGFIDSPVLQLGEATFIAEDVKVLKEPKIGRDVLFSTLSPIMVRTVKLSGDRMKIWDLYPSEEAFFDKLRKVMLMRYSAIMGSMPEEKDFSIDVVKFKPVRILVKDTYYRGSLMIFRYTGSEEIARFGYENGFGEKTRYGFGMVKVIDEEQEREAPE
- a CDS encoding proteasome-activating nucleotidase; its protein translation is MSVENIDVKPSDEYDDYITYLKRRIRQLELQVRTLEADKERLERELSRLRMEMSRLRQPPAFAGTLLEILDEDRAIVQNFNGPRFVVRIAPWIERDKLKPGSRVALDQRTMAVVELLPSEKDPSVLGFEVIERPQVTYTDVGGLEKQLQELREAIELPLKHPELFEKVGIEPPKGVLLYGPPGCGKTLMAKAVANHVNATFIRVVGSELVRKFIGEGARLVHELFELAKEKAPTIVFIDEIDAVGAKRMDETTGGEREVNRTLMQLLAEMDGFDPRGNVKVIAATNRPDILDPALLRPGRFDRLIEVPLPDFRGRLEILKVHTRKMNLKDVDLRIIAELTEGASGADLKAIATEAGMFAIRDRRTYVTQDDFLKAVEKVLGSEKRLAQAIAMHEVMYG
- a CDS encoding MFS transporter, with the translated sequence MRKRLLALLSLGWIFNYAHRMAIPPLIPMIKAELGINNAEAGLLMTALLLPYALVQVPAGYLGDRLGRKRLLVMSIIGYSLSSALIVFARQYWELLAVRALYGVFSGFYYAPATALISEVYRERKGSALGVFMIGPPVGTGIAPLIVVPIALSLQWRYAFAVLSAMSLLVGLALIFTVRGEVSKPQRASFSIPGNVFLLSAANFVVLAAFFGLLTFLVSFLVDSGVSIESASALFSLLSAIGIAGSLLGGGLYDRMGRGSIPAVFGLNAVLTFILAITASPWVVIPLGLTFYSVGAIVTAYTSEKATPENLGSVMGFVNMVGFFGATVGPYLLGLLIDRFGYEKAFLSVSAMYLLAWVLIKLEDLAEGRKEKSGISRT
- a CDS encoding serine/threonine-protein kinase RIO2 — its product is MVSKLLALDAYPNLRDLDFRILRGVELNMRRYKWVPLEDIARFAKVDIETASFRLGKLDNWGLVVRRSDIGYIGYQLTIHGYDTLAIRALSKKGIIEAISTTQIGVGKDADVYVGVTPSGGKVAVKFNRIGGRTASRKAGYHGHVFQDKRHTSWLYVSRLIARKEYEALTLLSPIARVPRPIAWNRHVVVMEFINGTELAELRDTDLTREEAGEILSKILDEYLKIVRFGIVHSDLSQFNVVLTDDGSILIIDWAQYITTDRPESYELLKRDLTVLLNAFKRRWGVKRELEDVWPAFEEAWHESRGESHERG
- a CDS encoding radical SAM protein, producing MVEMIRVSYGTAVAMGLRRGKMLARPTTAYLMTYWPGHCRNNCAFCVQARESRADLEKLSRVTWPAFELEEVLDALPKGNFSRICLQTIDYPGMVEDVLDLLEAFAPMNLPVSVSITPVGKETLREFKRRGVDYVGVGLDAASERVYRGVKDAIYSWDDMWEFTRDIIDVFGPKSAFVHLIVGLGETDMEMIETIARAYGMDAEVSLFAFTPVKGTRLENARPPSLERYRRIQLARYLLEKGLSSPEDFEFDENGNLIGLGVPKEKLVELIPLEVFTTHGCPGCNRPYYNERPKREPYNFPVKPEKSYVERVLESIL
- a CDS encoding MFS transporter produces the protein MDRTVRNIWLLNLSTFFFFLGISSVNPIVSPFSMTLGASPFLVGTLAGITSVVSLISKPVGGLVGDRGYRLEAMILGNLLSLVSGVLYVVSALTGSIWLFAFTRALHGFSMGIFFPSSLSTAVDLAPVGRVGETLGWRGMMFSLGNIIGPALGGYASDYLGFAGAFFLVVIFSAVGALFVVPVRRDVGRTLVPVEKSEEADYSELLRPYFVAASVALLFFAASYSGVTTFLPALYKELSYPQRVFGTYMMVIGIASFVTRLIGGRSADRMGPIPVSAAGLLTVITGYMLLIRFTTPPASYASAVLIGAGFGLAIPAMQLMALGNLPQRIRTMGSSVYTMFFDLGTMGGQFALGYAAGGLGYAGILRFLPALAGVALLILAVSYFVGDKNG
- a CDS encoding isoaspartyl peptidase/L-asparaginase family protein — protein: MVAIIVHGGAGTIRKEERIPKVIEGVREAVLAGWRELKRGSALDAVEEAVKALEDNPLFNAGTGSVLTLDGKVEMDAAIMRGKTLEAGAVAGIWGVKNPISVARKVMEKTDHVLLIGEGAVKFARLLGFEEYDPRTEERLKQWEELRKKLVEKGETRHWKKLNELIKEYPEVLRSTVGAVAFDGEEVVAGTSTGGVFLKMFGRVGDTPIIGGGTYANEVAGASCTGLGEVAIKLALAKSATDFVRLGMDAGAASEAAISLATRYFGPDTMGIIMVDSRGNVGFAKNTKHMSYAFMKDGMNEPEAGV
- a CDS encoding phosphate signaling complex PhoU family protein; translation: MEFRKIQFTGRSSYIISLPKKWVREHNLSQGDVVPLSINPDGSITIFPKEPREVSEKKILSISREYSPDMAVRLVISAYIQGYDVLEINLSEEMPLYKVKIRKVLQSLPGVEIILDEPQRIVAKSLLDEEEINLAELLSRIRSLVMSMLGDLELLIASPDDREILRDINDLENELDRFYFLIIRAVNRLLSKRGVTEESGIIRRTFDLLGILFIVRNIERIGDHITRIAENPSEINVPYLKEKFGEMMAQIEERDLSKIDRLMLELKEEIRSIDYRQSIALESYRRVLEYLENIGETIINMALS